A region of Allocoleopsis franciscana PCC 7113 DNA encodes the following proteins:
- the rppA gene encoding two-component system response regulator RppA produces MRILLVEDDPAQLKPIQMVLSQAGYVVDGVEDGETAQWLLSQKEYDLLILDWMLPEISGLSLCRQYRQSGKSAPVLILTAKDAIPDRVTGLDAGADDYLVKPADMVELLARVRALGRRSPVWQGDTLRVADLQLHLTRLMVERGQATVQLSNQEFQLLEYLMRHPRQILTRDQIEQALWEWGTEPESNAITALVRRLRQRLQVVGAADWIETVYGRGYSINPPE; encoded by the coding sequence ATGCGGATATTACTGGTGGAAGACGACCCAGCACAATTGAAACCAATCCAGATGGTTTTGTCGCAAGCTGGATATGTTGTCGATGGCGTTGAAGATGGAGAAACCGCCCAATGGCTCCTGTCTCAGAAAGAATATGACTTGTTGATTCTGGACTGGATGTTGCCTGAAATTAGCGGATTAAGCCTCTGTCGCCAGTATCGACAATCCGGCAAAAGCGCACCTGTACTAATTTTGACTGCCAAAGACGCCATCCCGGATCGAGTGACAGGGTTGGATGCTGGAGCGGATGACTATTTGGTTAAACCCGCAGACATGGTGGAACTTCTGGCGCGGGTACGAGCGCTGGGACGGCGTTCTCCCGTATGGCAAGGAGACACTCTGCGCGTCGCCGATCTACAACTGCACCTGACTCGGCTTATGGTTGAGCGAGGACAGGCAACCGTTCAACTATCCAACCAGGAATTTCAGTTGCTAGAGTACCTCATGCGTCACCCCCGCCAAATCTTAACCCGTGACCAGATCGAACAAGCTTTATGGGAGTGGGGCACAGAACCCGAAAGCAATGCGATAACTGCCCTAGTACGCCGCCTGCGGCAGCGTTTGCAGGTAGTGGGTGCCGCGGATTGGATTGAAACTGTTTACGGCAGGGGATATTCCATCAATCCGCCTGAGTAG
- a CDS encoding RNA recognition motif domain-containing protein yields the protein MSIYVGNLSYEVTAEDLGEIFKEYGTVGRVQLPTDRETGRPRGFAFVEMGTEAEETAAIEALDGAEWMGRDLKVNKAKPREDRRSSGGGGNWGNSGRSSRRNYN from the coding sequence ATGTCAATTTATGTCGGCAATTTATCGTATGAGGTTACAGCAGAAGACCTCGGCGAAATCTTTAAAGAATATGGAACTGTCGGTAGAGTTCAATTGCCTACTGACCGAGAAACCGGAAGACCCAGAGGGTTTGCTTTTGTAGAAATGGGAACAGAAGCAGAAGAAACAGCAGCGATTGAAGCTCTTGATGGCGCGGAGTGGATGGGTCGTGACCTGAAAGTGAATAAGGCTAAGCCTCGGGAAGACAGAAGATCCTCTGGTGGGGGGGGAAACTGGGGGAATTCAGGCAGATCTTCAAGACGCAACTACAATTAA
- a CDS encoding chemotaxis protein CheB, with translation MATNKVVLIEDSPVALEILQRLLNSSPDVDVVGVARDGAEGLEVITKTKPDVICTDFMMENMDGLELTKRVMADDPRPILVISNFVQKTDVDNVFRLLQAGAADVFPKPTTDSPTDYERLKSSLVAKIKVLSSMKVTARRSQQPLSGSVKPITSGAFSGTQPLMRNVSSRVKVIAIGASTGGLQSIQKILGQLPSNFPLPIICTVHVSTGVLSGLVNWLSSECPLKVKIAEVGETPAPGTVYFAPEKCDLEVDFRGKFIYSNCPVENKHCPSINVAFKSLAQFYGKAMAGVLLTGLGRDGAEGLQAIVQAGGITVAQDEKGGGAFGMVKEAITMEAVQQVLTIEKIAPFLLKTLSE, from the coding sequence ATGGCAACCAACAAAGTGGTTCTAATTGAAGATTCCCCTGTAGCGTTGGAAATTCTGCAACGATTACTGAATTCTTCTCCAGATGTGGATGTCGTTGGCGTCGCACGCGATGGGGCGGAGGGGCTGGAGGTGATTACCAAGACGAAGCCGGATGTGATTTGTACAGACTTTATGATGGAAAACATGGATGGTCTGGAATTGACCAAGCGGGTCATGGCTGATGACCCCCGACCCATTTTGGTCATCAGCAATTTTGTGCAAAAAACCGATGTAGATAATGTCTTTCGCTTGCTGCAAGCTGGCGCGGCGGATGTTTTCCCCAAACCAACCACCGATTCTCCGACTGATTACGAGAGACTCAAAAGCTCGCTGGTCGCTAAGATCAAAGTTCTTTCTAGTATGAAAGTGACAGCCCGACGGTCACAACAGCCGCTGAGTGGTTCGGTCAAGCCCATCACCTCTGGGGCATTTTCCGGAACTCAACCGCTGATGAGAAATGTCAGTTCTCGCGTCAAGGTTATCGCCATTGGTGCTTCCACAGGTGGTCTACAATCCATCCAGAAGATTCTGGGTCAATTGCCGTCAAATTTCCCCTTGCCGATTATTTGTACGGTACACGTCAGTACAGGTGTTTTGTCTGGATTGGTTAATTGGCTATCTTCGGAGTGTCCCTTGAAGGTGAAAATTGCCGAAGTCGGCGAGACTCCTGCACCCGGAACCGTTTATTTTGCTCCAGAAAAATGTGATTTAGAAGTCGATTTCCGGGGTAAGTTTATTTATTCCAACTGTCCCGTGGAAAACAAGCATTGTCCCTCAATTAACGTCGCCTTTAAATCCCTTGCCCAGTTTTATGGCAAGGCAATGGCTGGAGTGTTATTAACTGGGCTTGGTCGTGACGGTGCAGAAGGCTTACAGGCGATTGTCCAAGCCGGAGGCATCACCGTTGCCCAAGACGAGAAAGGCGGTGGAGCCTTTGGCATGGTCAAAGAGGCCATCACGATGGAGGCTGTACAACAGGTGCTGACTATTGAAAAAATTGCCCCCTTCTTGCTGAAGACCCTATCCGAATAA
- a CDS encoding thioredoxin family protein, protein MALTPSTMLPLGTTAPNFQLSDVVSGKTISLDTFTGKQALLVMFICRHCPFVKHVQAELAKIGQDYVNANVGIVAISANDAENYPDDAPEKLKQMANELGFTFPFCYDESQETAKAYTAACTPDFFLFDGDRQLVYRGQLDDSRPSNNKPVTGQDLRSALDAVLASQPVNLDQKPSIGCNIKWKPGK, encoded by the coding sequence ATGGCGCTTACCCCCTCAACCATGTTGCCCCTAGGCACCACAGCCCCAAATTTTCAATTGTCAGATGTTGTATCTGGCAAAACCATCTCCTTGGATACCTTTACGGGTAAGCAGGCATTATTAGTCATGTTCATTTGCCGCCACTGCCCCTTCGTGAAGCATGTACAAGCGGAACTAGCGAAGATTGGCCAAGATTATGTGAATGCGAATGTCGGTATTGTGGCAATTAGCGCCAATGATGCTGAAAATTACCCCGATGACGCCCCTGAGAAGCTCAAACAAATGGCAAACGAACTAGGATTCACTTTCCCGTTTTGTTACGACGAAAGCCAGGAAACCGCCAAAGCTTATACGGCTGCTTGTACTCCAGATTTCTTTCTGTTTGATGGGGATCGCCAGCTAGTCTATCGAGGTCAGCTAGATGACAGCCGTCCCAGCAACAATAAACCTGTCACAGGTCAAGATCTACGTTCTGCCCTTGATGCCGTACTGGCTTCTCAACCTGTTAACCTTGACCAAAAGCCCAGTATTGGCTGCAACATCAAGTGGAAGCCAGGAAAATAA
- the rpsU gene encoding 30S ribosomal protein S21: protein MTQVILGENEGIESALRRFKRQVSKAGIFPDMRKNRHFETPLQKRKRKEIARHKQSKRNYRFK from the coding sequence ATGACCCAAGTTATTCTTGGCGAAAACGAAGGGATTGAATCAGCCCTCCGTCGATTTAAGCGACAAGTTTCCAAAGCTGGAATATTTCCAGATATGAGGAAGAATCGTCACTTTGAAACACCTCTTCAAAAGCGTAAGCGTAAAGAAATTGCCAGACATAAGCAGAGTAAGAGAAATTATCGATTCAAATAA
- a CDS encoding adenylate/guanylate cyclase domain-containing protein yields MKLHVFHSIRRQIMAATTFLILVIVTAVVWSWAKNESEVYRFSERQGAQTLAVSLSNAWTNELVDQNWSQIRLGLNLMLRRNPEFIYILVSDTRLSNQIVAAAPDDFMEQYIPDIVPVEDTKSAWKVYDGTRLVEPYLLRNVEFPKGEMRARRGEQVIEVASDIRNATGERIGTLRIGISLRQVNRAVREAINKALMVGAMGWAFGLAGAYILARQLSHPVQRLQISATKIAAGDLQHRADINRADELGALAEAFNDMATALQKSFNRLQKTLESFERFVPEKFLKVIASDGIENIQVGVASTRKITILFADIRGYTSMSEQMTPLETFALLNEYLALMGQVINDAGGFIDKYIGDAIMALFEDETTGSALRAAVAMQQVLEAFNEQRLPQKQPTIKIGIGIHRGEVVLGTIGFTSRIESTVIGDAVNVAARVEGLTRKYDCCILVTESVVVALQHPEVFNLRLVDDSVKVKGKNEPVAIYELVV; encoded by the coding sequence ATGAAGCTGCATGTCTTCCACTCAATTCGCAGACAGATTATGGCTGCCACCACTTTTTTAATTTTGGTGATTGTCACGGCTGTAGTGTGGAGTTGGGCTAAAAACGAGAGCGAGGTCTACCGATTTTCAGAGCGTCAGGGAGCTCAAACTCTGGCTGTCTCCCTATCCAACGCTTGGACAAACGAATTAGTAGACCAGAATTGGAGTCAAATTCGCCTCGGACTCAATCTGATGCTGAGACGAAATCCGGAGTTTATCTATATCTTAGTTTCAGACACTCGATTGTCGAACCAGATTGTTGCCGCAGCACCCGATGATTTCATGGAGCAGTATATTCCTGACATCGTGCCCGTGGAAGATACAAAGTCGGCTTGGAAAGTTTATGATGGAACCCGCTTAGTCGAACCCTACCTTCTACGAAATGTTGAGTTTCCTAAAGGAGAAATGCGGGCGCGTCGCGGCGAACAAGTGATAGAAGTCGCCTCAGATATTCGTAACGCGACTGGGGAAAGAATTGGGACTCTCCGAATTGGCATATCCCTGCGGCAAGTGAACCGCGCCGTGAGGGAGGCGATTAACAAAGCCCTCATGGTTGGGGCGATGGGATGGGCATTTGGTTTGGCAGGTGCCTACATCCTGGCACGGCAGTTAAGTCACCCAGTGCAACGTTTACAAATTAGTGCGACGAAGATTGCGGCTGGGGATTTGCAGCATCGTGCCGATATCAACCGTGCTGACGAACTGGGAGCGTTGGCAGAGGCTTTTAATGACATGGCGACTGCCCTACAAAAATCCTTTAATCGACTTCAGAAAACACTTGAATCTTTTGAGCGCTTTGTACCAGAGAAATTTCTCAAGGTTATTGCCTCTGACGGGATTGAGAATATCCAGGTGGGTGTGGCTTCGACTCGCAAGATTACGATTTTGTTTGCCGATATTCGCGGCTACACCTCAATGTCGGAACAGATGACGCCCTTAGAAACCTTTGCGCTCTTAAATGAGTACTTAGCCCTGATGGGGCAAGTGATTAACGATGCAGGAGGTTTTATTGATAAGTATATCGGTGATGCAATAATGGCTCTTTTTGAAGATGAGACAACAGGTTCTGCCTTGAGGGCGGCAGTCGCGATGCAGCAGGTACTGGAAGCCTTTAATGAACAACGCCTCCCTCAAAAACAACCCACGATCAAAATTGGCATTGGTATTCACCGAGGCGAAGTCGTACTAGGCACTATCGGCTTTACATCCCGGATTGAGTCTACAGTCATTGGAGATGCTGTGAATGTGGCAGCACGAGTCGAGGGTCTAACCCGGAAATATGACTGTTGTATATTAGTGACCGAGTCAGTGGTCGTGGCGCTTCAGCATCCAGAGGTATTCAATCTACGATTAGTCGATGACTCTGTTAAGGTCAAAGGCAAGAATGAGCCTGTGGCGATTTATGAGCTAGTCGTTTGA
- a CDS encoding molybdopterin-dependent oxidoreductase, producing MYQPTAYCLLLRRTLRELASALLPMGKKKGKHKKAKTKTTFLGILVAVVLCTMLAYLSGCSEQPTHTELERLRQEAIAENYQIAALHEKQQAKPNWQFTVHGRTALGQPIPLSWSKVKTLAMTSVWTTDPHHTSDSQAIFHFRGVAVSTLLDEFGVAPNVKDITFVAYDAYRSTVTLNDVRQYPIILALERNHKKISRSDGGPLYLVFPQTKFPQLRQKYFDRFWVFYITDMVVGTEPIQLQVGKQILDAAAISKLPHITIEETVGYRIGWPANKVKLYGVRLSDVLDAAELKLSRRSVVIVRGKAPIDRSRANPIRLEAADLKRCDILLATHWGDEQMPIPASMGGPMTLAFSSACQTPSDARRWVTFVEELEVTQ from the coding sequence ATGTACCAGCCTACTGCCTACTGCCTACTCCTGCGGAGAACGCTGCGCGAACTGGCTTCTGCCTTATTACCCATGGGAAAGAAAAAAGGAAAACATAAAAAGGCAAAAACGAAGACAACCTTTCTCGGCATACTGGTTGCCGTTGTCTTGTGCACAATGTTGGCTTACTTGAGCGGGTGTAGTGAACAACCCACCCATACCGAACTGGAGAGATTACGGCAAGAAGCGATCGCAGAAAATTATCAGATCGCAGCACTCCACGAGAAACAGCAAGCCAAGCCGAATTGGCAATTCACGGTTCACGGTCGAACTGCACTTGGTCAACCCATACCGTTGAGCTGGTCAAAAGTGAAAACCCTAGCGATGACGTCCGTCTGGACAACCGATCCTCACCATACCAGCGATTCCCAGGCAATTTTCCACTTTCGTGGCGTCGCCGTCTCCACACTGCTCGATGAGTTTGGGGTTGCACCCAATGTCAAAGATATTACCTTTGTTGCCTATGACGCCTACCGCTCAACCGTGACGCTCAACGATGTACGCCAATACCCCATTATCCTTGCCCTAGAGCGCAATCATAAAAAAATTTCTCGGAGTGATGGAGGCCCCCTTTACTTAGTCTTTCCTCAGACTAAATTCCCGCAGCTTCGGCAGAAATATTTTGATCGCTTTTGGGTCTTTTACATCACCGATATGGTTGTTGGTACTGAGCCAATCCAACTCCAAGTAGGCAAGCAAATTTTAGATGCCGCTGCCATTAGCAAACTGCCACACATTACTATTGAAGAGACTGTTGGATATCGCATTGGTTGGCCTGCCAATAAAGTCAAACTCTATGGCGTGCGTTTGAGCGACGTTCTTGACGCCGCAGAACTGAAACTTTCTCGACGGAGTGTCGTTATTGTGCGGGGCAAAGCTCCCATTGATCGCAGCCGCGCTAATCCAATCCGCCTTGAGGCGGCTGATCTCAAGCGGTGCGATATTTTACTGGCAACCCACTGGGGCGACGAGCAGATGCCTATTCCTGCAAGCATGGGGGGGCCTATGACTCTTGCCTTCTCTTCGGCCTGCCAAACCCCGTCTGATGCTCGGCGCTGGGTTACCTTCGTAGAGGAGCTTGAGGTGACACAATGA
- a CDS encoding sensor histidine kinase — MFNQSRRNLARWFTLSMGSILVVFAGVIYYQKAADELEELDRLLYTKTRVMAAGVESEVRQGQWQVNLENVPLLGSNPPLPTTEIVYARWYSPKRKLMQFFGTTPPERLTVADEFQTIKTTNEPIGTMPSEVWLRQVTLPVEQAGSVIGYLQVAMPMTPVQESLREFLLSLTLLVPVALGMIGLTGWVLGGLAMQPIRDSYNQLQRFTSNASHELRTPLAAVLSNAQVGLLVPLDPQQQRNHLEQIVEAAKSMSTLVSNLLLLARHSGRLAPESLKEVDLTSLLKEQADFYSSQAAEKQLSLKSDLPEQPVKLEAEPDLLRQAVENLLSNAYKYTPAGGSVQLRLFTQSRQAVIQVSDSGIGIPQADLPHIFERFYRVDTKQSRQAGGFGLGLAIAKQLVEAHGGQISVTSVVGQGSTFQIELHTRKVTEEGY; from the coding sequence ATGTTTAATCAGAGCCGTCGCAATCTTGCTCGTTGGTTTACCCTTTCGATGGGAAGTATCCTGGTCGTCTTTGCAGGCGTAATCTATTACCAGAAAGCTGCCGACGAGCTAGAAGAACTAGATCGATTGCTCTACACCAAAACTCGCGTGATGGCAGCAGGCGTAGAGTCTGAAGTTCGTCAGGGTCAGTGGCAGGTGAATCTGGAAAATGTGCCACTTTTGGGGAGTAATCCACCGTTACCGACGACTGAGATAGTGTATGCGCGTTGGTACAGTCCCAAAAGGAAATTAATGCAATTTTTTGGCACGACTCCCCCAGAGCGGCTAACAGTGGCAGATGAATTTCAAACCATCAAGACCACCAACGAGCCAATAGGGACAATGCCTTCAGAAGTTTGGCTCCGTCAAGTCACGCTACCTGTCGAGCAAGCGGGGTCAGTCATTGGTTATCTTCAGGTAGCGATGCCGATGACTCCCGTCCAAGAATCTCTAAGAGAGTTCCTGCTATCCTTGACGCTCTTGGTGCCTGTAGCTTTAGGAATGATTGGGCTTACAGGTTGGGTGTTAGGAGGATTGGCGATGCAGCCAATTCGCGACAGCTACAATCAACTCCAGCGCTTCACGTCTAATGCATCCCATGAGTTGCGTACTCCCTTAGCGGCAGTTCTCAGTAATGCTCAGGTTGGGTTACTGGTTCCTCTCGACCCACAGCAGCAACGCAATCACTTGGAGCAGATTGTAGAGGCAGCTAAGTCTATGAGTACCTTGGTTAGCAATCTGCTGCTTCTTGCTCGTCATTCAGGACGACTAGCCCCTGAATCCTTAAAAGAGGTTGACTTAACCAGCTTGCTCAAGGAGCAAGCAGACTTTTACTCCAGTCAAGCTGCCGAAAAACAATTGAGTTTGAAGAGCGATTTACCTGAGCAACCAGTTAAATTGGAAGCAGAGCCAGACCTTTTGCGTCAGGCAGTCGAGAATTTGCTCAGCAATGCCTATAAATATACACCAGCAGGCGGTTCAGTGCAGTTGCGTCTGTTTACCCAATCCCGGCAGGCGGTGATTCAAGTATCAGACAGTGGTATTGGGATTCCTCAAGCCGATTTGCCCCATATTTTTGAACGGTTCTATCGGGTGGATACAAAGCAATCGCGGCAAGCGGGGGGTTTTGGTTTGGGGTTAGCGATCGCAAAACAGCTTGTTGAAGCTCATGGCGGTCAGATTAGCGTTACCAGCGTTGTTGGACAAGGCTCCACCTTTCAAATCGAACTGCATACCCGGAAAGTGACAGAGGAGGGTTACTAA
- the crtB gene encoding 15-cis-phytoene synthase CrtB, whose amino-acid sequence MLQLSYSPRMRTLASQSEAYEYCRQITAKYSKTFYLGTLLMPEEKRRAIWAIYVWCRRTDELVDGPQARLTTPETLDRWEQQLESVFAGQAIDDPDVALVDTLQRFPLDIQPFRDMIAGQRMDLYRSRYETFEELKLYCYRVAGTVGLMTSPVLGVDSSVGRAPWDWQQAACNPAEEAIALGIANQLTNILRDVGEDAQRGRIYLPLEELALFDYTEEDLLNGVVDDRWRELMRFQIQRARKFFTESEKGIRSLSPDSRWPVWAALMLYQGILDVIEQNQYDVFSTRAYVPKPQKLLTLPIAWLRAQAL is encoded by the coding sequence ATGCTCCAACTGTCTTACTCTCCACGCATGAGAACGCTGGCCTCCCAGTCGGAAGCTTACGAATATTGCCGCCAAATTACGGCAAAATACTCCAAGACGTTTTATCTGGGCACACTGCTGATGCCCGAAGAAAAACGTCGCGCGATTTGGGCGATATACGTCTGGTGTCGTCGGACTGACGAACTGGTGGATGGTCCCCAAGCTCGCTTAACGACACCTGAAACCCTTGATCGCTGGGAACAACAGCTAGAATCCGTTTTCGCGGGACAGGCAATAGACGACCCCGATGTGGCTTTAGTCGATACGTTGCAACGCTTCCCACTGGATATTCAGCCGTTTCGGGATATGATTGCCGGTCAGCGGATGGATCTGTACCGAAGTCGCTATGAGACGTTTGAGGAACTCAAGCTTTACTGTTACCGCGTAGCAGGAACCGTGGGTTTAATGACCAGCCCAGTTTTGGGTGTGGATAGCTCAGTTGGTAGAGCGCCCTGGGATTGGCAGCAAGCGGCTTGTAATCCAGCAGAAGAAGCGATCGCGTTAGGAATTGCCAATCAGCTCACCAACATTCTGCGGGATGTGGGAGAAGATGCTCAACGGGGTCGGATTTATCTTCCTTTGGAAGAACTGGCGCTGTTTGACTACACCGAAGAAGACTTACTCAATGGCGTTGTTGATGACCGTTGGCGCGAACTCATGCGCTTCCAAATTCAACGGGCACGTAAGTTCTTTACCGAGTCAGAAAAAGGCATCCGCTCACTTAGTCCTGACTCCCGTTGGCCTGTTTGGGCAGCATTGATGCTCTATCAAGGCATTCTCGATGTGATTGAACAGAATCAATACGATGTCTTTAGTACAAGAGCTTACGTTCCCAAACCTCAGAAACTGCTGACCTTGCCAATTGCATGGCTCAGAGCCCAAGCCCTTTAG
- a CDS encoding cupin domain-containing protein, with product MTDEQHSLLKAADINSMDTFEFHHPLNPNSEIYLRFLGRAVGLKRIGVTIARVPPGKESFIFHAHQNEEEWVYILSGRGIAEIGDMEYEVEPGDFMGFGLPQQPHHLRNPFDEDLVYLIGGEAGRLDVGVFPRLGKRVISDSESAYIVDESALQLFWSSKQSAED from the coding sequence GTGACTGATGAACAACATTCTCTGCTGAAAGCAGCAGACATTAATTCAATGGATACGTTTGAGTTTCATCATCCGCTCAATCCCAATTCAGAAATTTATTTACGGTTCCTTGGGCGTGCTGTCGGTCTTAAACGCATTGGTGTGACGATTGCTCGTGTACCTCCGGGTAAGGAATCTTTCATCTTCCACGCTCACCAGAATGAAGAAGAATGGGTTTACATCTTGTCAGGTCGAGGTATTGCGGAAATTGGAGATATGGAATACGAAGTTGAACCAGGAGACTTCATGGGATTTGGGCTACCCCAACAACCCCATCATCTTCGTAATCCATTTGATGAAGACCTTGTATACCTCATAGGTGGAGAAGCAGGACGCTTAGATGTTGGCGTTTTTCCTCGGCTTGGTAAACGGGTGATTAGCGATAGTGAGTCAGCTTACATAGTTGATGAGTCAGCACTTCAACTTTTTTGGAGCAGCAAGCAATCTGCTGAGGATTGA
- the pds gene encoding 15-cis-phytoene desaturase — protein sequence MRVAIAGAGLAGLACAKYLTDAGHTPIVLERRDVLGGKVAAWKDEDGDWYETGLHIFFGAYPNMLQLFKELDIEDRLQWKEHTMIFNQPETPGTYSRFDFPDLPAPINGIVAILRNNDMLTWPEKIRFGLGLIPAIINGQKYVEEMDQYSFSEWLKKQNVPPRVEKEVFIAMSKALNFINPDEISSTVILTALNRFLQEKNGSKMAFLDGSPTERLCQPLVDYITERGGEVRLNSPIKEFLLNSDGSVRGFLIRGLNGAEDEVITADTYVSAMPVDPLKVMLPEPWRGMDFFKQLDGLEGVPVINLHLWFDRKLTDIDHLLFSRSPLLSVYADMSNTCKEYANPNRSMLELVLAPAKDWINKSDDEIVAATMAELEKLFPQHFGSEDSAKLLKYHVIKTPRSVYKATPGRQQYRPSQVTPIANFYLTGDYTMQRYLASMEGAVLSGKLTAQAIARSQEKGVSRQESEVQLAPTP from the coding sequence ATGCGAGTTGCGATCGCTGGAGCAGGTCTAGCAGGACTTGCCTGCGCCAAATACCTTACCGATGCGGGTCATACCCCGATTGTTCTAGAACGCCGAGACGTTCTGGGCGGAAAAGTGGCAGCGTGGAAAGACGAAGACGGGGACTGGTACGAAACCGGTTTACACATTTTCTTCGGTGCTTATCCCAATATGCTGCAACTGTTCAAGGAGCTGGATATTGAAGATCGATTGCAGTGGAAAGAACACACGATGATCTTCAACCAACCGGAAACACCCGGTACCTACTCCCGATTCGACTTTCCGGATTTACCTGCACCGATCAATGGCATTGTGGCGATTCTTCGCAACAACGACATGCTGACTTGGCCGGAAAAAATTCGTTTCGGTTTGGGTCTGATTCCCGCCATCATCAACGGGCAGAAGTACGTGGAGGAGATGGATCAGTACTCTTTCTCCGAGTGGCTCAAAAAACAAAACGTGCCGCCACGGGTGGAGAAGGAAGTCTTCATCGCCATGTCCAAGGCGCTGAATTTCATCAACCCCGATGAAATTTCCTCAACCGTCATTCTCACCGCCCTGAATCGCTTCCTTCAAGAAAAGAACGGTTCTAAGATGGCGTTTTTAGATGGTTCTCCCACAGAGCGACTTTGCCAACCGTTGGTTGATTACATCACCGAGCGGGGTGGGGAAGTGCGATTGAATTCTCCGATTAAAGAATTTTTACTGAACTCGGATGGCTCCGTGCGGGGGTTCTTGATTCGCGGTTTGAATGGGGCGGAGGATGAAGTGATCACGGCGGATACCTATGTGTCGGCAATGCCTGTTGATCCCTTGAAGGTCATGCTACCTGAGCCTTGGCGAGGAATGGATTTCTTCAAGCAGCTGGATGGATTAGAGGGCGTTCCTGTGATCAACTTGCATCTGTGGTTTGACCGCAAGCTGACGGATATCGACCATCTGCTATTTTCGCGATCGCCCCTGCTCAGCGTCTATGCCGATATGAGCAACACCTGTAAGGAATATGCCAATCCCAACCGCTCCATGTTGGAACTGGTGTTAGCACCTGCCAAAGATTGGATTAATAAATCTGACGACGAAATTGTAGCAGCGACCATGGCTGAGTTGGAAAAACTCTTTCCCCAGCACTTTGGCAGCGAAGACTCCGCTAAACTGCTAAAATATCACGTCATCAAAACACCGCGATCGGTCTACAAGGCAACACCAGGACGCCAACAGTATCGACCCTCGCAAGTGACGCCGATTGCCAATTTCTATTTAACTGGCGATTACACCATGCAACGTTACCTGGCGAGTATGGAGGGTGCCGTACTTTCTGGTAAGCTGACAGCGCAGGCTATTGCGAGAAGTCAGGAGAAAGGCGTCAGTCGTCAGGAGTCAGAAGTTCAACTCGCTCCTACACCCTAG